The Mycolicibacterium aurum genome segment GCAAACCGTTGCCGTCATCGACCCACACCTCGTCCGGGGCGGTCACCAGCACGTCGGTGGTGCCCGGTGCGGACAGCAGCGGCTCGAGGATCCCGGCGCCGATAAGCTCGGTCTGCAACTCGCGCAGACTTGTCAGCACCTCGGCATCGCCCAGCACGCCACCGGCCTCCGCGCGGATGGCCGCAGCAACCACGCTCGGCCTCAGCGGCGCCGCCTCGGCGGCCAGCCTTTCCCGCACCCGCTCGATGAGCGGCGCGTTCATGCCGCGGTCCCTGTGGTGTATTCGGGGTGCGGGTGCTGACTGAGTACGGCGAGCACCGCCCGCGCGGCACGAGCCAGCGGTGACCGCGGCCGTGACGGCAGGCCGCCGCGCTCCAGCAGCGTCTCGATCCCCGGTTGTGGCCGCATGGCTGCCAGCACCGGCAGACCCACGATGCGCGCCACGTCGACGGGCCGGAGACCGCCGGGCGCCGGTCCGCGCACCACGACTCCGGTGTTCGGATTGCCCGCCGTCACCCACTTGGCGGTCGCCGCTGCCGCCGCGCACGACCGCACATCGGCGGGCGTGACCAAGACCACGAGGTCCGCCGCCGCGAGCGCCAACTCGGTTGCGGCCGTCGGCCGCCGCGCCGCGTCGCACACCACCGTCACGCCGCCCCGGCTCCCGGCGTCGATCACGGCACCGAGCGGAGCCGCGTCGACGTCGTTGCTGGTTTCGTCACCAGACAACACGCGACTGCCCGAGAGGACGCTGACCCCGCGGCGACGGGGCAACGCGTCACGCAGCGCCGGGAAGTTCACGCGTCCGCCAGCCAGCGACAGATCCGGCCACCGCAGACCGGGTTCGGTCTCACTGCCGAGCACCAGATCCAGTCCGCCTCCCCACGGATCTCCGTCTATGAGTAGGGATTCGGGGGCCGCCTGGGCAACCGCCGTTGCGAAAACCGACGCTCCCGCACCGCCACGCCCGCCGAGCACCGCCACGACGGGACCGCGCGCGCCGGTCTCGCGACCGGCCTCGGCGGCATCGGCGAGCTCGGCCATCAGGTCGTGGGCCTGGGCCGGCAACGTCACTATCTGTTGCGCGCCGACCGCAACAGCAGCCTCCCAGTCGGCTTGACCTGGCACAGCGCCGCTGATCAACAGCACGCGGGAGCGGCGCGGTAGACCGCGGGCGGCACACCGGAGTGCAGCCGCCGCGTCCACCAGGATGGCCGCGGCGCTGGTCCAGACCCGGCGACTGGAGGGGTCGCTGGTCCGCACGATCTGCAGGCCGGCTGCCGCGGCGATGCGGTCGAGATCAGAGTTGAGGGCGGGGTCCTCGACGAGGGCGAGGATGCCCGCGGTGGCGTTCATGACTGCCAGGGTGCGGCGCAGTTGTGCACGGCGGAAGAGTCACAGCAAGCATCTGGGGATCAACTCGGATATGTGGATATCCGGGCGCGGAGGCAACGAAAACACCATTCCGCTACTTATTGATTTGCAGGAAATCTATCCGCTTTACGAAAACACCCCAGAAAAGGGACGACCCCCGCCAGGGGGGGAGGAGGCGGAGGTCGTCGTGTATCAGCCCCGGGGGGTCGGGCTGATGCACACCCGGCATAAGCCGAGTAATCCCCACTATACACACGGCGGACTGGGCCAGCGCAAGTATCGAAATGGGAACAACTTGGCCGAGACCTGGAAAAATAACAGTCGCAGACACGTGTCGTGATCTGCCAATTTGTACGATCGGCCACGATCTGTCACGCGATCGGCCTCTATGCTGACGGGGTGACCTCATCCGACCCGGCGGCTGGGGGTAGCTACGCGCCTGCGGCGCCCGCCTCGCCGGACCGCCCCATTCGCACAGCAGCGTTCTTCGATCTCGACAAAACAGTCATCGCAAAATCAAGCACATTGGCTTTCAGCAAACCGTTCTTCAGCCAAGGTCTAATCAACCGACGGACCGTTCTGAAGTCGAGCTATGCCCAGTTCCTCTTCCTGATGTCGGGTGCCGACCACGAGCAGATGGACCGGATGCGGACCTACATCGCCAACATGTGCACCGGGTGGGATGTGGAGCAGGTCAAAGCGATCGTCGGCGAGACTCTGCACGACATCGTCAACCCTCTGGTGTTCGCTGAGGCCGCCGACCTCATCGCCGACCACAAGCTGTGCGGCCGCGATGTCGTGGTGGTGTCCGCCTCCGGCGAGGAGATCGTTGCGCCCATCGCGCGCGCTCTCGGCGCGACACACGCGATGGCGACACGGATGGTCGTCGAGGACGGAAAGTACACCGGAGACATCGCGTTCTACTGCTTCGGCGAGGGCAAGGTCGAAGCCATTCGCGCGCTCGCCGACCGGGAGGGTTACGCCCTCGAACATTGCTACGCCTACTCGGACTCGATCACCGACCTTCCGATGCTCGAGGCCGTCGGGCACCCGACCGTCGTCAACCCGGACCGCACCCTGCGCAAGGAGGCGTCCCAACGCGGGTGGCCGGTCCGCACGTTCTCCCGCCCTGTCTCACTGCGCGACCGACTGCCCGCCGCCCCGTCGGGCGCCGCTGTCGCCACGACAGCGGCGGTCGGCGTGAGTGCGCTGGCGGCCGGCGCCCTGACCTACTCGCTGCTGCGCCGCTTCGCATTCTGATCCGGCGCTACCCACGGGTAGCCCGAATCGATTGCTGGGCGACTTCGGTAACGATCCGGGACGCGCGCCGATTGGCCCTTGATGTGACCGGAGTCACGGAGTACAAAGGAGCTACGGAAGTCGGGTGAGGCCAAGGCCGAGCCGGAAGAGAAGGCTCGATCTCCCGATCTCGACTCCCTAGCACGGGTCCCGGTACCCACGCGGAGCACATACCGCCATACAGGTAGAAGTGTTGCGGGCCTGCGTAATTGCGGAGATCGGGCGGCCACGAGAGCCCTTTGGGTAGGGCGACGGTCGCAGCGGATCGCAAGGACGCCGAGGTCACCCACGCAACCCCTTACGCACGCTTGGTAACCGGAGGTCCGTGCTAGCGGGCGGTGAGCCGATGTGGTCGACAGACCACTCGGATCGCCGCCCGCTTCATTTTGCTGCCGATTCCGCCTGAGCGATGGACAGGGCCTCCCGCGCACCGGCATGCAACGCCTCGCAACTGAGTACCAGCCATGCCGCGAGGCCATCGGGAGTGCCGGACGCGAACCCGCGCGCAGCCGCGTGGTAGCTGCCCGACTGTCGCATCCAGTGCACCTCCGGCACGCCCAACCCGTGTGGATCGAGGCCGCTGGCAATCGTGATGAGACGCGACACCGCGCGCGCCACCACTCCGTCGGCGCTGCCGAACGGCTCCAGCGTCAGCAGCTCGCCGTGGGCCACCGCGGCCAGCACCGCCGCGGGCACTGTCGTGGACC includes the following:
- a CDS encoding HAD-IB family hydrolase, which encodes MTSSDPAAGGSYAPAAPASPDRPIRTAAFFDLDKTVIAKSSTLAFSKPFFSQGLINRRTVLKSSYAQFLFLMSGADHEQMDRMRTYIANMCTGWDVEQVKAIVGETLHDIVNPLVFAEAADLIADHKLCGRDVVVVSASGEEIVAPIARALGATHAMATRMVVEDGKYTGDIAFYCFGEGKVEAIRALADREGYALEHCYAYSDSITDLPMLEAVGHPTVVNPDRTLRKEASQRGWPVRTFSRPVSLRDRLPAAPSGAAVATTAAVGVSALAAGALTYSLLRRFAF
- the ssd gene encoding septum site-determining protein Ssd encodes the protein MNATAGILALVEDPALNSDLDRIAAAAGLQIVRTSDPSSRRVWTSAAAILVDAAAALRCAARGLPRRSRVLLISGAVPGQADWEAAVAVGAQQIVTLPAQAHDLMAELADAAEAGRETGARGPVVAVLGGRGGAGASVFATAVAQAAPESLLIDGDPWGGGLDLVLGSETEPGLRWPDLSLAGGRVNFPALRDALPRRRGVSVLSGSRVLSGDETSNDVDAAPLGAVIDAGSRGGVTVVCDAARRPTAATELALAAADLVVLVTPADVRSCAAAAATAKWVTAGNPNTGVVVRGPAPGGLRPVDVARIVGLPVLAAMRPQPGIETLLERGGLPSRPRSPLARAARAVLAVLSQHPHPEYTTGTAA